One part of the Streptomyces sp. AM 2-1-1 genome encodes these proteins:
- a CDS encoding glycoside hydrolase family 25 protein, producing MLHGIDISSYQETFDTAGVDFVFIKSTEGSSYVNPHLAGQVERARDAGCVVGFYHFLWPGEAAEQVRFFLAETPEEPGDLLAVDWETTGDGSRAGNTDKDRFLHELKRLRPDHRALLYCGRSFWREHDTTSYAGDGLWIADYVAPGEPRIEAPWRIHQYTDHPVDKNVAAFASAAEMRAWAGG from the coding sequence ATGCTGCACGGCATCGATATCAGTTCCTATCAGGAGACGTTCGACACGGCCGGAGTGGACTTCGTCTTCATCAAGTCGACGGAAGGGAGTTCGTACGTCAATCCGCACCTCGCCGGGCAGGTGGAGCGCGCGCGGGACGCCGGTTGTGTGGTCGGCTTCTACCACTTCCTCTGGCCCGGCGAAGCGGCGGAACAAGTCCGCTTCTTCCTCGCCGAAACCCCGGAGGAACCGGGAGACCTGCTCGCCGTCGACTGGGAGACGACCGGGGACGGAAGCAGGGCCGGAAACACCGACAAGGACCGGTTCCTCCACGAGTTGAAACGGCTCCGCCCCGATCACCGGGCGCTGCTCTACTGCGGCCGCTCCTTCTGGCGCGAGCACGACACGACCTCCTACGCGGGCGACGGCCTCTGGATCGCGGACTACGTCGCGCCGGGCGAGCCGCGCATCGAGGCCCCGTGGCGGATCCACCAGTACACCGACCATCCGGTGGACAAGAACGTGGCCGCCTTCGCCTCGGCCGCCGAGATGCGCGCATGGGCCGGGGGATGA
- a CDS encoding ATP/GTP-binding protein: MASEHAGGAVRGDGDGAEADGEVAEGDDSGGNNENGENGENTALALKILVAGGFGVGKTTMVGAVSEIRPLRTEELLSEAGQSVDDTEGVERKTTTTVAMDFGRITIRPGLSLYLFGTPGQDRFWFLWDELSQGALGAVVLADTRRLEDCFPAVDYFEHRRIPFVVAVNCFSGARSYREEDVSRALDLDPGTPVVLCDARDRASGKEVLIRMVEYAGRMHTARLLDSVG, encoded by the coding sequence ATGGCCTCCGAGCACGCAGGCGGTGCGGTCCGTGGAGACGGTGACGGGGCGGAGGCGGACGGGGAGGTCGCTGAGGGGGACGACAGCGGCGGGAACAACGAGAACGGCGAGAACGGCGAGAACACAGCCCTCGCGCTGAAGATCCTGGTCGCCGGCGGGTTCGGGGTCGGCAAGACCACCATGGTCGGAGCGGTCAGCGAGATCCGGCCCCTGCGCACGGAGGAACTGCTCAGCGAGGCCGGCCAGAGCGTCGACGACACCGAGGGCGTGGAGCGCAAGACCACGACCACGGTGGCCATGGACTTCGGCCGGATCACCATCCGTCCCGGGCTCTCCCTCTACCTGTTCGGAACGCCGGGGCAGGACCGGTTCTGGTTCCTCTGGGACGAACTCTCCCAAGGGGCGCTCGGGGCGGTCGTCCTCGCCGATACCCGGCGCCTGGAGGACTGCTTCCCCGCCGTCGACTACTTCGAGCACCGGCGCATCCCGTTCGTCGTCGCGGTCAACTGCTTCTCCGGGGCCCGCTCCTACCGAGAGGAGGACGTCTCGCGCGCACTCGACCTCGACCCCGGGACGCCGGTCGTCCTGTGCGACGCGCGGGACCGCGCTTCCGGCAAGGAGGTCCTGATCCGGATGGTCGAGTACGCCGGACGGATGCACACCGCCCGGCTGCTCGACTCCGTGGGGTGA
- a CDS encoding MarR family transcriptional regulator, with protein MRSTEGGPGGGTEEDVAGLQSFAVLLRRMNSEFNRIAHEFAHAQELHPTDVQALIAILDADQGDSGAAMTPGRLREQLNLTSGAVTACLDRLERAGHIRRVRDGGDRRVVHLHYAAAAMAVARDFFRPLAMSTQAARRQFDEAELRTVARFLEAMNDELTQLRRARG; from the coding sequence ATGCGCAGCACAGAGGGTGGCCCGGGTGGAGGTACGGAAGAGGACGTGGCCGGACTCCAGAGCTTCGCCGTGCTGCTGCGGCGGATGAACAGCGAGTTCAACCGGATTGCGCACGAGTTCGCGCACGCCCAGGAGCTCCATCCGACGGATGTGCAGGCGCTCATCGCGATCCTCGACGCGGACCAGGGCGACTCGGGCGCCGCCATGACGCCAGGACGGCTGCGGGAGCAGCTGAACCTGACCTCCGGCGCGGTGACGGCCTGTCTGGACCGGCTCGAGCGGGCCGGTCACATCCGGCGCGTCCGGGACGGCGGCGACCGCAGGGTGGTGCACCTGCACTACGCGGCGGCGGCGATGGCGGTGGCCCGGGATTTCTTCCGCCCTCTGGCGATGAGTACGCAGGCGGCACGGCGGCAGTTCGACGAGGCGGAGCTGCGCACGGTCGCCCGCTTCCTCGAAGCGATGAACGACGAGCTCACGCAGCTCCGCCGGGCGCGCGGCTAG
- the adhP gene encoding alcohol dehydrogenase AdhP, with protein sequence MKAAVVRSFTEPLVVEERPVPDPAPPQVLVRMETSGLCHTDIHAARGDWPVKPAPPFVPGHEGIGVVEAVGGQVDHLAVGDRVAIPWLGEACGHCDHCVSGWETLCLEQRNSGYSVDGSHTEYALAHGTYVVPVPEGIDPLDAAPLTCAGVTTYKAVKLSGARPGSRVLVSGIGGLGHLALQYARIFGAETIAVDVTDEKLALARDLGADHVIDARTQDVTEEAHRLGGADAAISLAVSNESFSSAYGALRRGGTLVLVALPAEGTLALPVFDTVLNGITVLGSIVGTREDLAEVFRLHRLGRTRVVRETRSLADINDSIAEVLAGTVSGRLVFDLR encoded by the coding sequence ATGAAAGCCGCCGTGGTCCGCAGTTTCACCGAACCCCTGGTCGTGGAGGAGAGGCCCGTCCCGGACCCCGCACCCCCTCAGGTGCTGGTGCGGATGGAGACCTCCGGACTCTGCCACACCGACATCCACGCCGCCCGCGGGGACTGGCCCGTGAAACCGGCGCCCCCCTTCGTACCCGGCCACGAGGGCATCGGCGTGGTCGAAGCGGTCGGTGGCCAGGTGGACCACCTCGCGGTGGGCGACAGGGTGGCGATCCCCTGGCTCGGCGAGGCGTGCGGGCATTGCGACCACTGCGTGTCGGGCTGGGAGACCCTCTGCCTGGAACAGCGGAACAGCGGCTACTCCGTCGACGGCAGCCACACGGAGTACGCCCTGGCCCACGGAACCTACGTGGTTCCCGTGCCGGAGGGGATCGACCCGCTCGACGCCGCCCCACTGACGTGCGCGGGCGTGACCACGTACAAGGCGGTGAAGCTCTCCGGCGCCCGGCCGGGCTCCCGGGTCCTGGTCTCCGGGATCGGCGGCCTCGGCCACCTGGCCCTCCAGTACGCCCGGATCTTCGGTGCGGAGACCATCGCGGTCGACGTCACCGACGAGAAGCTGGCACTCGCCCGGGACCTCGGCGCGGACCACGTCATCGACGCCCGTACCCAGGACGTCACCGAGGAGGCCCACCGGCTGGGCGGCGCCGACGCGGCCATCTCCCTCGCCGTCAGCAACGAGTCCTTCTCCTCCGCGTACGGAGCGCTCCGCCGGGGCGGGACCCTGGTCCTCGTCGCGCTGCCCGCCGAGGGGACCCTCGCACTCCCCGTGTTCGACACCGTCCTGAACGGCATCACCGTCCTCGGCTCGATCGTCGGTACGCGCGAGGATCTGGCGGAGGTCTTCCGGCTGCACCGCCTCGGCCGCACACGCGTCGTCCGGGAGACCCGGAGCCTCGCCGACATCAACGACTCGATCGCTGAAGTGCTCGCCGGCACCGTCTCCGGCCGCCTCGTCTTCGACCTCCGCTGA
- a CDS encoding DUF742 domain-containing protein — MRGSQWYDADAGPLVRPYAVTGGRTEPGPNGVRFDLIALVVADGVPEGDAETLLGPEHRALLALCRDETQSVAELAADADLPVGVVRVLLGDLLEGGHVSVRRPVPPARLPDERILCEVIDGLRAL, encoded by the coding sequence CTGCGCGGAAGCCAGTGGTACGACGCGGACGCGGGGCCGCTGGTGCGCCCCTACGCCGTCACCGGAGGACGTACCGAACCGGGACCGAACGGAGTGCGGTTCGACCTCATCGCCCTGGTCGTGGCCGACGGCGTGCCGGAGGGTGACGCCGAGACGCTGCTCGGACCGGAACACCGGGCGCTCCTCGCCCTGTGCCGGGACGAGACGCAGTCGGTCGCCGAACTCGCCGCCGACGCCGACCTTCCGGTCGGGGTGGTGCGGGTGCTCCTCGGCGACCTGCTGGAGGGCGGCCACGTCTCGGTGCGCCGCCCCGTCCCGCCGGCCCGACTGCCCGACGAACGCATCCTGTGTGAGGTCATCGACGGACTGCGGGCACTCTGA
- a CDS encoding roadblock/LC7 domain-containing protein: protein MTTDGRTTLNHPSGELDWLLDDLVGRAAEVRHAVVLSGDGLAVGASSVLSREDAEHLAAVASGFHSLAKGAGRHFGAGGVRQTMVEMDDGFLFVVAAGDGSCLAVLSTAAADIGLVAYEMARLVKRVGEHLRTPARLSHPPAAG from the coding sequence ATGACCACGGACGGAAGGACGACATTGAACCACCCCTCGGGCGAACTCGACTGGCTGCTGGACGATCTGGTGGGGAGGGCCGCGGAGGTACGGCACGCCGTCGTCCTCTCCGGCGACGGCCTGGCGGTCGGCGCCTCCAGCGTGCTCAGTCGCGAGGACGCCGAACACCTGGCGGCCGTCGCGTCCGGCTTCCACAGCCTGGCCAAGGGCGCGGGCCGGCACTTCGGCGCGGGTGGGGTGCGCCAGACGATGGTGGAGATGGACGACGGCTTCCTCTTCGTCGTCGCGGCCGGCGACGGCTCCTGCCTGGCGGTGCTGAGCACCGCCGCGGCGGACATCGGCCTGGTCGCCTACGAGATGGCACGCCTCGTCAAACGGGTCGGCGAGCATCTGCGCACGCCGGCGCGGCTCTCCCATCCACCCGCCGCGGGCTGA
- a CDS encoding MMPL family transporter: MTSASRHRTLRWLVPAVLVLVWLGIGGVFGPYAGKLGEVSTNDQAAFLPRSAESTEVSEEQKAFQKNGTVPAIVVWTGDDGALPDGARTAATRALASLRGTPGVEGTPTPALPSEDGRALEGVVQLESGLGDALPDTLDRVRDAARSVPGTTVGIAGPAASQADLKDAFGGIDGLLLGVALIAVLVILLLVYRSLLLPFLIIISAVFALGLACAIVYVLADHDIVRVDGQVQGILSILVIGASTDYALLLTARFREELTRGGDRTAAALAALRRSAGAITASAATVALGLLALLLSDLTNNRALGPVGAIGIVCAVLSTLTFLPAVLVLTGRAAYWPAKPRSTDAATGGHGIWRRVAAFVDRAPRKVWAGTLVVLVACAVFAPTLKSQGVPLDETFVNDAPSVSAQATLSEHFPGGAGNPAVIIARADRTDQVVAAARKTEGIAAVTPVTESGRPGDGEPLVVDGRVRIDATLRAEADSDAAKSAVERLRESVHAVPGAQAVVGGYSAQQLDTRTTAEEDRGLIVPVVLAIILVILMALLRSVLLPVLLVATVGLSYLATLGVSALVFQHAFGFSGTDASVPLYGFVFLVALGVDYNIFLMSRVREESLLHGTRQGVLRGLITTGGVITSAGVVLAATFAALLVIPLAFLVQIAFIVAFGVLLDTLVVRSLLVPALVLDIGPASWWPNRRLTHRHDRETEGRDAHD, encoded by the coding sequence ATGACGTCCGCATCACGGCACCGCACCCTCCGATGGCTGGTGCCCGCAGTACTCGTCCTCGTCTGGCTCGGCATCGGGGGAGTGTTCGGCCCCTACGCCGGGAAACTCGGCGAGGTCTCCACCAACGACCAGGCCGCGTTCCTGCCGCGCAGCGCCGAGTCGACCGAGGTCTCCGAGGAGCAGAAGGCTTTCCAGAAGAACGGCACCGTGCCCGCCATCGTCGTCTGGACCGGTGACGACGGGGCGCTCCCGGACGGCGCTCGCACCGCCGCGACCCGTGCGCTCGCCTCGCTCCGGGGCACCCCCGGCGTCGAGGGGACCCCCACCCCCGCGCTCCCCTCCGAGGACGGCCGGGCACTGGAAGGGGTCGTCCAACTGGAGTCCGGTCTCGGCGACGCCCTGCCGGACACGCTCGACCGCGTACGCGACGCCGCCCGGTCGGTGCCGGGCACCACGGTGGGCATCGCGGGTCCGGCGGCTTCCCAGGCGGACCTCAAGGACGCCTTCGGCGGCATCGACGGCCTGCTCCTCGGAGTCGCCCTCATCGCCGTCCTCGTCATCCTCCTGCTGGTCTACCGCAGCCTGCTCCTCCCCTTCCTGATCATCATCAGCGCCGTCTTCGCCCTGGGCCTCGCCTGCGCGATCGTGTACGTCCTCGCCGACCACGACATCGTCCGCGTCGACGGCCAGGTGCAGGGCATCCTCTCGATCCTCGTCATCGGGGCGTCCACCGACTACGCGCTGCTGCTCACCGCCCGTTTCCGGGAGGAGCTGACCCGGGGCGGCGACCGTACGGCGGCCGCCCTCGCCGCCCTCCGGCGTTCGGCCGGCGCCATCACCGCGAGCGCGGCGACCGTGGCGCTCGGCCTCCTCGCCCTGCTGCTGAGCGACCTGACGAACAACCGGGCGCTGGGACCGGTCGGCGCCATCGGCATCGTCTGCGCCGTCCTGTCCACCCTGACGTTCCTGCCGGCGGTCCTGGTCCTGACCGGCCGTGCCGCCTACTGGCCGGCCAAACCCCGCTCCACGGACGCCGCCACCGGCGGACACGGCATCTGGCGGCGGGTCGCCGCCTTCGTGGACCGCGCCCCCCGCAAGGTCTGGGCCGGCACCCTGGTCGTGCTGGTGGCGTGCGCGGTCTTCGCACCCACCCTGAAGTCCCAGGGCGTACCGCTCGACGAGACCTTCGTCAACGATGCGCCGTCCGTGTCCGCCCAGGCCACACTCAGCGAGCACTTCCCCGGCGGAGCCGGAAACCCTGCCGTGATCATCGCCCGGGCCGACCGCACCGACCAGGTCGTCGCCGCCGCCCGGAAGACCGAGGGGATCGCCGCCGTCACCCCCGTCACCGAGTCCGGCCGCCCCGGCGACGGAGAGCCGCTCGTCGTCGACGGGAGGGTGCGCATCGACGCCACCCTGCGGGCCGAGGCCGACAGCGACGCCGCCAAGTCGGCCGTGGAACGGCTGCGCGAGTCCGTCCACGCGGTCCCCGGCGCCCAGGCCGTCGTCGGCGGCTACTCCGCCCAGCAGCTCGACACCCGCACCACCGCCGAAGAGGACCGCGGGCTCATCGTGCCGGTGGTGCTCGCGATCATCCTGGTCATCCTGATGGCGCTGCTCCGCTCCGTCCTGCTGCCGGTGCTGCTGGTCGCCACCGTCGGCCTCAGCTACCTCGCGACCCTCGGCGTCTCCGCGCTGGTCTTCCAGCACGCCTTCGGATTCAGCGGCACGGACGCCTCCGTCCCGCTCTACGGATTCGTCTTCCTCGTCGCCCTCGGCGTCGACTACAACATCTTCCTGATGTCCCGGGTACGGGAGGAGTCCCTGCTGCACGGCACCCGCCAGGGAGTGCTGCGCGGCCTGATCACCACCGGCGGAGTGATCACCTCGGCGGGTGTGGTGCTGGCCGCCACCTTCGCGGCGCTCCTCGTCATCCCGCTGGCGTTCCTGGTGCAGATCGCCTTCATCGTCGCCTTCGGCGTCCTGCTCGACACGCTGGTGGTGCGGTCGCTGCTGGTGCCCGCGCTGGTGCTGGACATCGGCCCGGCGTCCTGGTGGCCGAACCGCCGCCTGACGCACCGGCACGACCGGGAGACGGAGGGGCGGGACGCGCACGACTGA
- a CDS encoding roadblock/LC7 domain-containing protein, translated as MALDRGLDWLLDDLTNRVEHILHALVLSNDGLVTGASTGLAREDAEHLAAVSSGLHSLARGSGRHFKAGRARQTMVEFDEALLFVTAAGDGSCLSVLTAAEADVGHVAYEMTLLVNRVGEHLGVSVRQEETYPF; from the coding sequence ATGGCGTTGGACCGGGGACTCGACTGGCTTCTCGACGATCTCACCAACAGGGTGGAGCACATACTGCACGCTCTGGTGCTCTCGAACGACGGTCTGGTGACCGGAGCCAGCACGGGACTCGCCCGCGAGGACGCGGAGCACCTGGCGGCCGTCTCCTCCGGGCTGCACAGCCTGGCACGCGGCTCCGGGAGACATTTCAAAGCGGGCAGGGCCCGGCAGACGATGGTGGAGTTCGACGAGGCGCTGCTCTTCGTGACCGCCGCCGGGGACGGGAGCTGTCTCTCCGTGCTCACCGCGGCGGAAGCCGATGTCGGGCACGTGGCGTACGAGATGACGCTCCTGGTCAACCGGGTCGGCGAGCATCTCGGCGTGTCGGTCCGGCAGGAGGAGACGTACCCCTTCTGA
- a CDS encoding SpoIIE family protein phosphatase, which translates to MSEYAESADGASKPSRPSRPGRHGGIGTIQRLAMNRTGSFDWDLETRTMNVDAAGLAVFGVDPGTFDASCPGSLVELLDPEERERLNLAVDEAVSSGAHSYSVHFQVPMPDGERQWTHAQARILRHPDGTVHRIVGVVRDATAEVAHSAFVLDLEKSRERQTSIVERTTSAMSRAVSVDDVTAALAGPGGTARLGCEGVTLGLMENASLNVVAVSGRTLEAFDGLGSGGLDRKLPLVDTILSGRPRFITSPADLVRRYPALKAHEEQLGFSSAAYLPLVAQARSLGGLAMFYTRRMAFDADERILCLGLAAIVAQSLQRATLFDEEREFATGLQSAMLPRRIQEVEGGEIAVRYHAARDGRQVGGDWYDMIALPNGRYGLVVGDVQGHDTHAAAIMGQLRIALRAYAAEGHPPGTVLARASRFLAELDTDRFATCTYAQVDLGSGALRVARAGHFGPLIRHTDGRVGAPQVRGGLPLGISTYFGNEEFPETRLDLVPGETFVLFTDGLVEEPGADIDKGVEVLTQEVRAGPPEAEALADHLSHRLWERWGSDDDVALLVLRRSPDVGSPRAPRLHQYIHQADPQGLSDARSIVRQALADWDMADFADDAELVTGELLVNVLLHTEGGAVLTVEVLPEPVLRIRLSVQDRSSAWPRRRTPGETSTSGRGLLLMDAVSLRWGIEPRGEGKAVWCELGPAARPAAV; encoded by the coding sequence ATGAGTGAGTACGCAGAGTCAGCGGACGGAGCGTCCAAGCCGTCGCGTCCGTCCCGCCCGGGGCGCCACGGCGGGATCGGCACGATCCAGCGGCTGGCGATGAACCGGACCGGCAGCTTCGACTGGGACCTGGAGACCCGGACCATGAACGTGGACGCCGCCGGACTCGCGGTGTTCGGCGTGGACCCGGGGACGTTCGACGCGAGCTGTCCGGGGTCCCTCGTCGAGCTGCTCGACCCCGAGGAGCGGGAGCGGCTGAACCTGGCCGTCGACGAGGCCGTCTCCAGCGGCGCCCATTCGTACAGCGTGCACTTCCAGGTGCCGATGCCCGACGGTGAGAGGCAGTGGACGCATGCCCAGGCCCGGATCCTGCGGCATCCGGACGGTACGGTGCACCGGATCGTCGGCGTGGTGCGGGACGCGACGGCCGAGGTCGCGCACTCGGCGTTCGTACTGGATCTGGAGAAGAGCCGGGAGCGTCAGACGAGCATCGTCGAGCGGACGACCAGCGCCATGTCGCGGGCGGTGTCCGTGGACGACGTGACGGCGGCGCTGGCCGGGCCCGGCGGCACGGCGCGGCTGGGGTGCGAGGGGGTGACGCTCGGGCTGATGGAGAACGCGTCGCTGAACGTCGTCGCGGTGAGCGGACGGACGCTGGAGGCGTTCGACGGGCTGGGGTCCGGTGGCCTCGACCGCAAGCTGCCGCTGGTCGACACCATCCTCAGCGGGCGGCCCCGGTTCATCACCTCCCCCGCCGACCTGGTCCGGCGTTATCCGGCGCTGAAGGCCCACGAGGAGCAGCTGGGGTTCTCCTCCGCCGCCTACCTGCCGCTCGTCGCCCAGGCGCGGTCGCTGGGCGGGCTGGCGATGTTCTACACGCGGCGGATGGCGTTCGACGCGGACGAGCGGATCCTCTGTCTGGGTCTCGCGGCCATCGTCGCGCAGAGTCTGCAGCGAGCGACCCTCTTCGACGAGGAGCGCGAGTTCGCGACCGGATTGCAGTCGGCGATGCTGCCGCGGCGGATCCAGGAAGTCGAGGGCGGCGAGATCGCGGTGCGCTACCACGCGGCGCGCGACGGGCGGCAGGTCGGCGGCGACTGGTACGACATGATCGCCCTGCCCAACGGGCGGTACGGCCTGGTGGTGGGAGACGTGCAGGGTCACGACACCCACGCCGCGGCGATCATGGGGCAGCTCAGGATCGCGTTGCGGGCCTACGCCGCCGAGGGGCACCCGCCGGGGACGGTGCTGGCCCGTGCCTCGCGCTTCCTGGCCGAACTGGACACGGACCGTTTCGCCACCTGCACCTACGCGCAGGTCGATCTGGGGTCGGGTGCCCTGCGCGTGGCGCGCGCGGGTCACTTCGGGCCGCTCATCCGGCACACCGACGGGCGGGTCGGTGCTCCGCAGGTCCGCGGCGGGCTCCCGCTGGGGATCTCGACGTACTTCGGGAACGAGGAGTTCCCGGAGACGCGTCTCGACCTGGTGCCGGGCGAGACGTTCGTGCTGTTCACCGACGGACTGGTGGAGGAGCCGGGCGCCGACATCGACAAGGGGGTGGAGGTACTGACGCAGGAGGTACGGGCGGGGCCGCCGGAGGCCGAGGCGCTCGCCGACCATCTCTCCCATCGGCTGTGGGAGCGCTGGGGTTCGGACGACGACGTCGCGCTGCTGGTGCTGCGGCGCAGTCCTGACGTGGGTTCTCCCCGCGCGCCCCGGCTGCACCAGTACATCCACCAGGCCGATCCCCAGGGCCTCTCGGACGCCCGTTCGATCGTGCGGCAGGCGCTGGCCGACTGGGACATGGCGGACTTCGCCGACGACGCCGAACTCGTCACCGGCGAACTCCTGGTCAATGTGCTCCTGCACACGGAGGGAGGGGCGGTGCTCACGGTCGAGGTGCTACCCGAACCCGTGCTCCGGATACGCCTGTCGGTGCAGGACCGCTCCAGCGCGTGGCCGCGCAGGCGCACTCCGGGAGAGACCTCCACCTCGGGCCGCGGACTGCTGTTGATGGACGCCGTCTCCCTGCGGTGGGGGATCGAGCCCCGGGGCGAGGGGAAGGCCGTGTGGTGCGAGCTGGGACCCGCCGCCCGGCCGGCCGCGGTCTGA
- a CDS encoding enoyl-CoA hydratase/isomerase family protein, protein MNDDTPVLVHTEGHVRHLTLNRPRVLNALDHASVRALGAALVAAERDDAVTAVIVSGAGPRGLCAGGDIRALHDDARAGGTASLDFWRDEYRLNARIHRFPKPYVAYMDGIVMGGGVGISAHGSVRIVTERSRVAMPETAIGFVPDVGGTHLLARAPGELGTHLALTGRSIGAADALLCGLADHRVHSEDLPALTAALAGCATPADVARTVRSHATDAGAGELDGAREWIDACYSADSVEEIVDRLQDHGAPAAKETAQNLLTLSPTALAVTLEAVRRARASRSLEEALDQDYRVSTRAFAHPDFVEGVRARIVDKDHAPRWSPARPGEVRGTDVARYFAPLGAGELGLAATGPDA, encoded by the coding sequence ATGAACGACGACACCCCCGTCCTCGTGCACACCGAGGGCCACGTCCGCCACCTCACCCTCAACAGGCCCCGGGTGCTGAACGCCCTGGACCACGCGTCGGTGCGGGCTCTCGGCGCGGCGCTCGTGGCCGCGGAGCGCGACGACGCGGTCACCGCGGTGATCGTCTCGGGCGCCGGACCGCGCGGTCTCTGCGCGGGCGGCGACATCCGCGCCCTGCACGACGACGCCCGGGCCGGCGGCACCGCGTCCCTGGACTTCTGGCGCGACGAATACCGGCTCAACGCCAGGATCCACCGGTTCCCGAAGCCGTACGTCGCCTACATGGACGGCATCGTGATGGGAGGCGGCGTCGGCATCTCGGCCCACGGGAGCGTACGCATCGTGACGGAACGCTCACGCGTCGCCATGCCCGAGACCGCCATCGGCTTCGTGCCCGACGTCGGCGGCACCCACCTGCTCGCCCGGGCCCCCGGCGAGCTCGGCACCCACCTCGCGCTCACCGGCCGGTCGATCGGCGCGGCCGACGCGCTGCTGTGCGGCCTCGCCGACCACCGGGTCCACTCCGAGGACCTCCCGGCCCTCACCGCCGCGCTCGCCGGGTGCGCGACCCCCGCCGATGTGGCGCGCACCGTCCGGAGCCACGCCACCGACGCGGGGGCAGGGGAGCTCGACGGAGCGCGCGAGTGGATCGACGCCTGCTACAGCGCTGACAGCGTGGAGGAGATCGTGGACCGCCTGCAGGACCACGGCGCCCCGGCGGCGAAGGAGACGGCACAGAACCTCCTGACCCTGTCACCGACCGCGCTGGCGGTCACCCTGGAGGCCGTGCGCCGCGCCCGGGCATCACGGAGCCTGGAGGAGGCGCTCGACCAGGACTACCGCGTCTCCACCCGCGCCTTCGCGCACCCCGACTTCGTCGAGGGCGTGCGCGCCAGGATCGTGGACAAGGACCACGCTCCCCGCTGGTCACCGGCGCGTCCCGGGGAGGTGCGCGGGACCGACGTGGCCCGGTACTTCGCGCCCCTCGGCGCAGGGGAGCTCGGGCTGGCCGCCACCGGACCCGACGCCTGA
- a CDS encoding pentapeptide repeat-containing protein, with protein sequence MAQPVRPPVSAPGRAPHALRADCAACFGLCCVALTLVASADFAADKEAGEPCSHLREDFRCGIHRRLRPAGFPGCTVYDCFGAGQRVSQGVYAGQDWRSRPESADEMFRVFRVMRQLHEILAHLTEALTLPAAGPVHEELRLALEATDRLTVRPAAELAAYDVEAHRETVAPLLRRAGALVRATVPARPGAGRRRRDLFGARLRGADLRGAELRGACLVAADLTGADLRLADVIGADFRDTRLARADLTTTLFLTQVQLNAAQGDGATRIPPSLTRPAHWAP encoded by the coding sequence ATGGCCCAGCCCGTCCGACCGCCCGTCTCCGCTCCCGGCCGCGCGCCGCACGCCTTGCGCGCCGACTGTGCCGCCTGCTTCGGACTCTGCTGCGTCGCCCTCACCCTCGTCGCGTCCGCGGACTTCGCGGCCGACAAGGAAGCGGGCGAGCCGTGCTCGCACCTCCGGGAGGACTTCCGCTGCGGAATCCACCGGCGCCTGCGACCCGCCGGATTCCCCGGATGCACCGTGTACGACTGCTTCGGTGCGGGCCAGAGGGTCTCGCAGGGCGTGTACGCGGGGCAGGACTGGCGCTCCCGTCCCGAATCCGCCGACGAGATGTTCCGGGTCTTCCGGGTGATGCGGCAACTCCACGAGATACTGGCCCATCTGACGGAGGCCCTGACCCTCCCCGCCGCCGGGCCGGTGCACGAGGAACTGCGCCTGGCCCTGGAGGCCACCGACCGCCTCACCGTGCGACCCGCCGCGGAACTCGCCGCCTACGACGTGGAGGCGCACCGGGAGACGGTCGCACCCCTGCTGCGCCGTGCCGGCGCTCTCGTCCGCGCCACCGTGCCCGCGCGTCCCGGGGCCGGTCGCCGGCGCCGAGACCTCTTCGGAGCCCGGCTCCGGGGTGCGGACCTGCGGGGCGCGGAACTCCGGGGCGCCTGCCTGGTCGCGGCCGACCTCACCGGCGCGGACCTGCGGCTGGCGGACGTGATCGGCGCGGACTTCCGCGACACCCGCCTCGCACGCGCCGACCTGACGACCACGCTCTTTTTGACCCAGGTCCAGCTCAACGCGGCTCAGGGGGACGGGGCGACGAGGATCCCCCCGTCGCTCACCCGCCCCGCCCACTGGGCCCCATGA
- a CDS encoding PPOX class F420-dependent oxidoreductase, which translates to MAHHMTEEEWRAFLSAGTRTGKLATVRADGSPHVAPVWFLLDGPDLVFNTGRDTVKGRNLVRDGRVALCVDDDRPPFSFAVVQGRADVSEDPGELLTWATRIAARYMGQDAAAEYGRRNAVPGELVVRVRIEKVVGTAEIAG; encoded by the coding sequence ATGGCACACCACATGACCGAGGAAGAGTGGCGGGCGTTCCTCTCGGCGGGGACCCGCACCGGCAAGCTGGCCACCGTCCGGGCCGACGGGAGCCCGCACGTCGCGCCCGTCTGGTTCCTGCTCGACGGACCGGACCTCGTCTTCAACACCGGCAGGGACACGGTGAAGGGACGCAACCTCGTGCGGGACGGCCGGGTGGCCCTGTGCGTCGACGACGACCGGCCGCCGTTCTCGTTCGCCGTCGTCCAGGGGCGGGCCGACGTGAGCGAGGACCCCGGGGAACTGCTGACCTGGGCGACGCGGATCGCGGCCCGCTACATGGGGCAGGACGCGGCCGCGGAGTACGGCCGCCGCAACGCGGTCCCGGGCGAACTGGTCGTACGCGTACGGATCGAGAAGGTGGTCGGGACGGCAGAGATCGCCGGCTGA